In Sesamum indicum cultivar Zhongzhi No. 13 unplaced genomic scaffold, S_indicum_v1.0 scaffold00124, whole genome shotgun sequence, the DNA window ATTTGATGTATGGACGGGCACAACGACCCTGACTTGATTAAATTTGGAGATTCGTGCAGAAGTGATATCATTGTACTCCTGAAAAATAGGATAGGAAGACAAGAACTCTTTCATTCACATTCCTTTATCCTTAAAAGCAAGAGCACGTATTTTGCAGATAGACTTTCAGACCCGAGCTCTCAAACTTGTATAGAGATCGAGTGCTCAGAGGTCAATTATAATCACCATCTGAAACTTCTAAAGTGTCTTTATCTTCCAGCAGACTCACTTTCGGATTCCTTTGACTCTGTTCGGTCGGCCCTTGGTGTTCTTCAGGTTGCTGCAGACTTACATTGTGAATCGGTTGTTCACAGCTGTGTCCAGTACCTGGAGGCTGTTCCTTGGGAAGAAAGTGAAGAGGATGAAATTTTGGATGTAGTTTCACGGTTGGGTCCAATTGCCATGCCCATATTGGCAAGAATCCAACCAGTGGATTTGGTTGGCACAAAGAGTGTTTTCATCTCAGCAATACGTTTCGCCACTTCAATAGATGGTCCTTCCCCTCCTTTCGGGGACGAACTTAGAACCTCAGCCCAAGAACAGGTCGAGTACATGCTTGGGGATGATGCAGACATGCCATTGGTTACAGCTGATAACGAGGTACAATTAGAGACGATAACTGGTCTGTCCAAGACTTTTTCTTCGTTTGAAAGAGAACTATCCTTGATTTTTGAATCTGGCATGTGCAAGTTCACAGAGTGTAAAATTTTGCAATCTCTATCTGATCTTGAATGGATGTGCAATGTTCTGCTAAAGATGGGCCTAATGAATGATTTTGTCTCGAAGTGGATTGATATATCGGAAACCATATTACGGGTCGTCGAAGACGAGAATCTCAAATGTATGTGGGGTCTAAAACTGAAACTTGTAGAAGTGACTTCAAAAGTACTCGATGCAGTTGGATACGGGAATGTGATTCTACCAGCTCCACACCGTGTCCAACTGATAAAATCGTGGCTTCCATTTATCAGAAAACTGAAGCCTATTCTTGATTTGATGGGCGATAAAGATGCAGAATTTCCTTACAAGATGGATGAAGATATGTGCCAGAGCATTGAAGGTGCAATGGTTTCCTTAGTTTCAGCACTGCCATCTGATGATCAAGCTGACATTCTTGCTGATTGGATGAACGCCGAGCAGCTAAGATATCCCGATCTGAGCGAGGCTTTCGAGGTATGGTGCTTTAGAACTAAGTCTGCTAAGAGAAGATTAGTTGGGGGCTTGATGGACAAAGTTGATAGTACCACCGTCAGCCTCTGATCTATCTGTCCATTGTTTTTCTTGGTAATCAATTTTCTAAGAGGAGATTACATGCTTCTGTTCTCATTGctgtatgattttggagctaaGCATGATTTTTCACTCTGCTCATTTCCTTTCAGCTTCCTCATTGTCTTTTCCTTCTTAATGCATGCTTATGTCAATGAAAGTTCCTCAGAATTATGATAAAGTCGACTCTTTACTCAGCTAAGAGCTGGGTAAGCCCAGCAGGAACACAA includes these proteins:
- the LOC105179109 gene encoding BTB/POZ domain-containing protein At3g05675-like isoform X1, which codes for MDGHNDPDLIKFGDSCRSDIIVLLKNRIGRQELFHSHSFILKSKSTYFADRLSDPSSQTCIEIECSEVNYNHHLKLLKCLYLPADSLSDSFDSVRSALGVLQVAADLHCESVVHSCVQYLEAVPWEESEEDEILDVVSRLGPIAMPILARIQPVDLVGTKSVFISAIRFATSIDGPSPPFGDELRTSAQEQVEYMLGDDADMPLVTADNEVQLETITGLSKTFSSFERELSLIFESGMCKFTECKILQSLSDLEWMCNVLLKMGLMNDFVSKWIDISETILRVVEDENLKCMWGLKLKLVEVTSKVLDAVGYGNVILPAPHRVQLIKSWLPFIRKLKPILDLMGDKDAEFPYKMDEDMCQSIEGAMVSLVSALPSDDQADILADWMNAEQLRYPDLSEAFEVWCFRTKSAKRRLVGGLMDKVDSTTVSL
- the LOC105179109 gene encoding BTB/POZ domain-containing protein At3g05675-like isoform X2, producing MPILARIQPVDLVGTKSVFISAIRFATSIDGPSPPFGDELRTSAQEQVEYMLGDDADMPLVTADNEVQLETITGLSKTFSSFERELSLIFESGMCKFTECKILQSLSDLEWMCNVLLKMGLMNDFVSKWIDISETILRVVEDENLKCMWGLKLKLVEVTSKVLDAVGYGNVILPAPHRVQLIKSWLPFIRKLKPILDLMGDKDAEFPYKMDEDMCQSIEGAMVSLVSALPSDDQADILADWMNAEQLRYPDLSEAFEVWCFRTKSAKRRLVGGLMDKVDSTTVSL